A genomic stretch from Methanorbis rubei includes:
- a CDS encoding ABC1 kinase family protein, whose product MASVSIRRYGQIFDVLMKYGFSYYLNELFPGFINTKKSSQDDFSSYSIYARVRMALEELGPTFVKFGQLMSTRTELFPPEMIDELSKLQDRVGVVPFDEVIPTLDEYIPDWRDVFTSLDPKPLAAASISQVYRAVMQDGTELALKIQRPNIQERIEQDIVLLRSLAEKIEEKRPDLRLYNPVTLVDDFSVQIKKELDFTRDGMNAERLARNMRVSGIPGIKVPKIYWEFSGKRLLAMEFVSGVRCDAVEDIVAMGMDPKDLASRGLKSFMVQIFQNGFYHGDPHAGNIRVSPKGDLVFLDFGVCGVLMKDTRNKFISLMLALFSADTDMTIRYVKNLGVKIPASGIDEFRGELYLALQDSKDMGAQMNFSGLVGAIQELFQRNNIRVPPNLMQLLKALMLVSNIAFTLDPELEFAKEAEPYLKKLIAEDVRDPENVQKKILDAKVRLEDLSRVPQQLSAVLEMASEGKLRIDVAAKEIGDLRVTLESSIDKLVIGLMLSAIVVGLSLVLMSQPAEAGYFSLLSYIAAIVVILIVFYKMQTRGNKSKKD is encoded by the coding sequence ATGGCAAGCGTAAGCATCCGGAGATACGGACAAATTTTTGATGTACTGATGAAGTACGGATTTTCCTACTATCTCAACGAACTTTTCCCGGGATTCATCAACACCAAGAAGTCATCGCAGGACGATTTCAGCTCATACTCGATATATGCAAGAGTCCGCATGGCCCTCGAAGAACTTGGTCCGACCTTTGTCAAGTTCGGCCAGCTGATGAGTACGAGAACCGAACTTTTCCCGCCCGAGATGATCGATGAGCTCTCCAAGCTGCAGGACAGAGTTGGTGTTGTTCCGTTCGATGAGGTTATCCCGACGCTGGATGAGTACATCCCTGACTGGCGTGATGTCTTCACCTCGCTTGATCCAAAACCGCTTGCCGCAGCATCCATCTCCCAGGTCTACCGGGCCGTCATGCAGGACGGAACCGAGCTTGCTCTGAAAATTCAGCGCCCCAACATTCAGGAGAGAATCGAGCAGGACATCGTACTTCTCAGATCCCTTGCCGAAAAAATTGAGGAGAAACGGCCTGACCTTCGTCTCTATAATCCGGTAACCCTTGTCGATGACTTTTCTGTTCAGATCAAAAAAGAGCTGGACTTTACCCGCGACGGTATGAATGCGGAACGGCTCGCACGAAATATGCGGGTCTCAGGTATTCCCGGCATCAAGGTCCCGAAAATTTACTGGGAGTTCTCTGGAAAACGCCTGCTTGCAATGGAGTTCGTCTCAGGAGTCAGATGCGACGCGGTAGAGGATATCGTTGCGATGGGTATGGATCCAAAAGATCTCGCCAGCCGCGGACTGAAATCCTTCATGGTTCAGATCTTCCAGAACGGATTTTATCACGGCGATCCGCATGCAGGAAACATTCGTGTCTCGCCGAAAGGTGATCTGGTTTTCCTTGACTTTGGTGTCTGCGGTGTTCTGATGAAGGACACGCGAAACAAGTTCATCTCTCTCATGCTTGCGCTGTTCTCTGCTGACACCGACATGACGATTCGTTATGTCAAAAATCTCGGTGTGAAAATTCCTGCATCAGGCATCGATGAGTTCCGCGGCGAACTGTATCTGGCTCTTCAGGACAGCAAAGACATGGGAGCCCAGATGAACTTCTCGGGACTCGTTGGCGCAATTCAGGAGCTGTTCCAGAGAAACAATATTCGTGTTCCGCCAAATCTTATGCAACTTTTGAAGGCGCTGATGCTTGTTTCAAACATTGCGTTCACGCTTGACCCTGAGCTTGAGTTTGCCAAGGAAGCAGAGCCGTACTTAAAGAAGCTGATCGCTGAAGATGTCCGCGATCCAGAGAATGTGCAGAAGAAAATTCTTGACGCAAAAGTCAGACTCGAGGATCTTTCGCGTGTGCCGCAGCAGCTGTCTGCGGTTCTGGAGATGGCATCCGAAGGAAAACTCAGAATCGATGTGGCGGCAAAAGAGATCGGCGATCTCAGAGTTACGCTTGAGAGTTCGATTGACAAGCTGGTTATTGGTCTGATGCTCTCGGCAATTGTGGTCGGTCTCTCACTTGTTCTGATGAGTCAGCCTGCTGAAGCCGGATACTTCTCCCTGCTCTCTTATATTGCGGCAATCGTGGTGATTCTGATTGTCTTCTATAAGATGCAGACCCGCGGAAACAAATCCAAGAAGGATTAA
- a CDS encoding cation diffusion facilitator family transporter: protein MDTEENNRKKQNAVRLSIFSNLFLTIAKIVTGLLIGSVSIISEGIHSGMDLLASFVAYFSVRKSSEPPDADHAFGHGKYEDASGLIEALLIVLAAGIIIWEAVQKLIHGGDLISFELLYAGMIVMGVSAVMNFFVSQKLMRVAKETESIALESDAWHLRADVLTSLGVLAGLILIQLTHLVFLDSVIAIIVALFILREAYFLIRRSFADLMDQSLEPEEIEKIEVIICRHANEYTNFHSLKTRRSGPGRFVEFHLMMPHATPLKEAHAVLKEIEHDLENEISRVTVIVHLDPCDGRCSEYVCSFVCKRKK, encoded by the coding sequence ATGGATACCGAGGAGAATAACCGAAAAAAACAGAACGCGGTCCGGTTGTCCATATTTTCAAATCTTTTTCTCACCATTGCAAAAATTGTGACCGGTTTGTTGATAGGCTCGGTCAGTATTATCTCGGAAGGCATTCACTCAGGAATGGATCTTCTTGCTTCGTTTGTTGCCTACTTTTCGGTGCGAAAATCTTCTGAGCCCCCAGACGCGGATCATGCGTTCGGTCACGGGAAGTACGAGGACGCATCAGGCCTGATTGAGGCTCTCTTAATTGTTCTTGCGGCAGGCATCATCATCTGGGAAGCGGTGCAGAAGCTGATTCACGGCGGAGATCTGATCTCGTTTGAGCTGCTGTATGCAGGTATGATTGTGATGGGAGTTTCTGCGGTGATGAACTTCTTTGTGTCGCAGAAACTGATGCGGGTTGCAAAGGAGACCGAGTCAATCGCTCTTGAGAGCGATGCATGGCATCTGCGGGCTGATGTTCTGACGTCATTAGGCGTGCTTGCCGGACTCATTCTGATTCAGCTGACGCACTTGGTGTTCCTTGACTCGGTTATTGCGATCATTGTTGCGCTGTTTATTCTTCGCGAGGCATACTTCCTGATCCGCAGAAGTTTTGCGGATCTGATGGATCAAAGTCTGGAACCTGAGGAGATTGAGAAGATTGAGGTGATCATCTGCCGGCATGCGAATGAGTACACAAACTTCCACAGTCTGAAGACCCGCCGCTCCGGGCCCGGACGGTTTGTTGAGTTTCATCTGATGATGCCGCATGCGACTCCTCTCAAAGAGGCGCATGCGGTACTGAAGGAGATCGAACATGATCTTGAAAATGAAATTTCGCGTGTCACGGTGATTGTGCATCTTGATCCATGTGATGGAAGATGCAGCGAGTATGTGTGTTCGTTTGTATGCAAACGGAAAAAATAA
- the hcp gene encoding hydroxylamine reductase, with product MFCQQCEETARGLGCTAGGVCGKDNDTACYQDAVNFALSGLAYRKIHQPAGAKVPANTVQQDKDVVAILFSTLTNVNFDKERFKTYLKTIISYRDAYPKISGEPKQCSWIPASEEDIVHLEGGIGLLAIEDENERSLFSLLLFGLKGMCAYYSHAEALGKTDADIVAFIYKGLASRFEKHSIEERTALVLECGKMGVKMLALLDEANKYYGTTAITKVHCGVGTKPGILVTGHDLKDLEMLLEQTKGTGVDVYTHGEMLVAHAHPDFAKYDNLIGNYGTSWANQKDEFPKFGGPILFTTNCLVPPPEEYRKKIFTTGSVGFAGAVHIPEKADGSKDFSEIIAMAKKCKAPQDLKLTDVTTGAGHDAVLAAAPKILQLIKEKKIRRFVVMAGCDGRHKERAYYTEFAKALPKDVIILTAGCAKFRYNRLDLGDIEGIPRVLDAGQCNDSYSLVVIALELAKVLKTDVNALPLSFNIAWYEQKAILVFLTLLSLGIKDIMIGPNLPACVSPDVLNTLVKLFGVQPNSTVEADLKKLHIV from the coding sequence ATGTTCTGCCAGCAATGTGAAGAGACCGCACGTGGTCTCGGCTGTACAGCAGGTGGCGTCTGCGGAAAAGACAACGACACTGCCTGTTATCAGGACGCAGTAAACTTTGCGCTTTCCGGCCTTGCGTACCGGAAAATCCACCAGCCTGCCGGGGCAAAAGTTCCGGCCAATACTGTTCAACAGGATAAAGATGTTGTCGCAATTTTGTTCTCGACCCTCACCAACGTCAACTTCGATAAAGAGCGGTTCAAAACATATCTGAAAACAATAATCAGCTACCGCGACGCATATCCGAAAATTTCCGGAGAGCCAAAACAATGTTCCTGGATTCCTGCATCCGAAGAGGACATCGTTCATCTTGAGGGAGGCATCGGGCTTCTTGCAATCGAAGACGAGAACGAGCGGTCGCTGTTCTCCCTGCTTCTCTTCGGACTGAAAGGAATGTGTGCCTACTACTCGCATGCCGAAGCTCTCGGGAAAACCGATGCAGATATTGTAGCATTCATCTACAAAGGCCTTGCATCAAGATTTGAGAAGCACAGCATTGAGGAACGCACAGCACTGGTTCTTGAATGCGGAAAGATGGGAGTGAAGATGCTTGCACTGCTTGATGAAGCAAACAAGTACTACGGAACGACCGCTATCACCAAAGTTCACTGCGGTGTTGGAACGAAACCGGGAATTCTCGTGACCGGCCATGATCTCAAAGACTTAGAGATGCTTCTTGAGCAGACGAAAGGGACCGGAGTCGATGTTTACACGCATGGTGAAATGCTGGTCGCCCACGCACATCCAGACTTTGCCAAGTATGATAATCTGATCGGCAACTACGGTACATCCTGGGCAAATCAGAAGGACGAGTTCCCGAAGTTTGGCGGACCGATTCTGTTTACCACAAACTGTCTGGTTCCCCCGCCCGAAGAGTACCGCAAGAAAATTTTCACAACCGGTTCGGTCGGATTTGCCGGAGCAGTACATATTCCTGAGAAGGCTGACGGATCAAAAGACTTCTCTGAGATCATTGCGATGGCAAAGAAATGCAAAGCTCCGCAGGACCTTAAACTGACGGATGTCACAACAGGTGCCGGACACGACGCGGTTCTTGCGGCAGCACCAAAGATTCTGCAGCTGATCAAAGAGAAAAAGATCAGGCGCTTTGTCGTGATGGCAGGTTGTGACGGACGACACAAAGAGCGTGCCTACTACACCGAGTTTGCGAAGGCTCTCCCCAAAGATGTGATCATTCTCACCGCAGGCTGTGCGAAATTCCGGTACAACCGTCTTGACCTCGGCGATATCGAAGGAATTCCCCGCGTGCTGGATGCCGGCCAGTGTAATGACTCGTACTCACTTGTCGTGATTGCGTTAGAGCTTGCAAAGGTGCTCAAGACCGATGTGAATGCTCTGCCTCTGTCGTTCAACATTGCCTGGTATGAGCAGAAGGCAATTCTTGTGTTCCTGACTCTGCTTTCCCTTGGCATCAAGGATATCATGATCGGTCCGAATTTACCGGCATGCGTCTCGCCTGATGTGCTGAACACGTTGGTGAAGCTGTTTGGCGTACAACCGAACAGCACCGTTGAAGCAGATCTGAAGAAACTCCACATCGTCTGA
- a CDS encoding nucleotidyltransferase domain-containing protein, producing MIETQSWMNEFTAKLLSQFGERLIFAGLQGSYLREEATEESDIDVMIVLDQLALADLAAYKTIVAKMPEGEKACGFICGKEELLAWPKHELFQLAKETKNWHGDLAQLLPPVTREDICDSVRISAANLYHEACHRYLYDKEDDRVENLQNAYKTSSFLLKLVHYLRTYEYITTRKDLLPTLLGTEQEILLSFMNWDNEVAVRRENPDLWYQRLISFAGDLLREMQDASPEIRITVQAQ from the coding sequence ATGATAGAAACACAGAGCTGGATGAACGAATTCACCGCAAAACTGCTCTCGCAGTTTGGCGAAAGGCTCATCTTCGCAGGACTTCAGGGAAGCTACCTGAGAGAAGAAGCAACCGAAGAAAGCGACATCGACGTCATGATCGTCCTTGACCAGCTTGCGCTCGCAGACCTTGCCGCATACAAAACAATCGTTGCGAAAATGCCTGAAGGAGAAAAGGCATGCGGATTTATCTGTGGGAAAGAAGAACTTCTCGCCTGGCCCAAACATGAACTCTTCCAGCTCGCCAAAGAAACAAAAAACTGGCACGGAGACCTTGCACAACTTCTTCCGCCGGTCACAAGAGAAGACATCTGTGACAGCGTAAGAATTTCTGCGGCAAACCTCTATCATGAAGCATGCCACAGGTACCTCTATGACAAAGAAGACGACAGGGTCGAAAATCTTCAGAATGCCTACAAAACCTCATCCTTCCTCCTCAAACTCGTACATTATCTCAGAACGTACGAGTACATCACCACCAGAAAAGATCTCCTGCCTACACTATTAGGAACCGAGCAGGAGATACTCCTCTCGTTCATGAACTGGGACAACGAAGTTGCTGTCCGCCGTGAGAATCCTGACTTGTGGTATCAGCGCTTGATCTCTTTTGCCGGAGACCTTCTCAGAGAGATGCAGGACGCATCACCCGAAATCAGAATAACCGTACAGGCCCAATAA
- a CDS encoding 6-carboxytetrahydropterin synthase has protein sequence MATRIFKETHFDASHRLMHYQGKCSRLHGHRWGVEVWMEGIIDATSKILIDYNIVKQVVEVYDHQVILNKDDPLAAAILPFQQPVLTNGDPTSELLAEDIRYRLNCFCRENSMDAQVTKVRVWESDGCYAEVDAE, from the coding sequence ATGGCTACCCGGATATTTAAAGAAACACATTTTGATGCATCCCACCGCCTGATGCATTATCAGGGTAAATGCTCCCGTTTGCACGGTCACCGCTGGGGAGTTGAGGTCTGGATGGAAGGAATAATTGATGCGACCTCCAAGATTCTGATCGATTACAATATTGTAAAGCAGGTTGTGGAGGTGTACGATCATCAGGTGATTCTGAACAAGGATGATCCTCTGGCAGCGGCGATTTTACCGTTCCAGCAGCCGGTCTTAACGAACGGCGACCCAACCAGTGAGCTCCTTGCCGAGGATATCAGATACCGGCTGAACTGTTTCTGCCGCGAGAATAGTATGGACGCTCAGGTAACCAAGGTCCGGGTCTGGGAATCTGACGGCTGTTACGCCGAGGTTGATGCGGAATGA
- a CDS encoding NUDIX hydrolase gives MPIIYDTPRLKISTKPVHLPNGFDREYLFVEPVPAVCILPTDEHFVYLIRQYRAVIDSYIYEVPAGGMEPEDTDPVIAARRELAEEAKLIADELIPRGFVYSSPGFCTEKLWLFEARGLSSCNAFCCDEDEIIEVVRVKKEEALQMVIDGRICDAKTIALITRSLL, from the coding sequence ATGCCGATCATTTACGATACCCCGCGCCTGAAAATTTCCACAAAGCCTGTACATCTTCCGAACGGTTTTGATCGTGAATACTTATTTGTCGAGCCGGTTCCCGCGGTCTGCATCCTTCCGACCGACGAACACTTCGTGTATCTTATCCGCCAGTACAGGGCGGTGATCGACTCCTACATCTATGAGGTTCCGGCAGGCGGCATGGAGCCTGAAGATACTGATCCTGTCATTGCCGCCCGACGTGAACTCGCCGAAGAGGCGAAACTGATTGCAGATGAACTTATCCCGCGTGGCTTTGTCTACTCGTCGCCGGGATTCTGCACGGAAAAACTCTGGCTGTTTGAGGCACGCGGCCTTTCCTCATGCAATGCATTCTGCTGCGACGAGGATGAGATCATCGAGGTTGTCCGCGTGAAAAAAGAAGAGGCTTTACAAATGGTAATCGACGGACGCATCTGCGACGCGAAAACCATCGCGCTTATAACGCGGAGTCTGCTCTAA
- a CDS encoding DUF367 family protein, translated as MADQTRTKGIPLIAYRDNSCDPKKCTMKKLERFGMMRIVTRIQEIPKTTLLLDPTADVISPADRNWVRSITALDCSWEVLDTANLSSWKGRRALPFLVAANPVNFGKPFTLTSVEAIAATLHILGEAEQAKAVLAKFHWGLNFLALNAEPLAEYAQAKNSEEVLKIQSEYIG; from the coding sequence ATGGCGGACCAAACACGGACAAAAGGAATACCTCTCATCGCATACCGCGACAACTCCTGCGATCCGAAAAAATGTACCATGAAAAAACTGGAACGGTTCGGCATGATGCGCATAGTCACCCGCATCCAGGAAATTCCAAAAACCACACTTCTTCTGGACCCGACCGCAGATGTCATCTCGCCTGCCGACAGAAACTGGGTGCGGTCAATCACCGCTCTTGACTGTTCATGGGAAGTACTCGACACCGCAAACCTCAGCTCATGGAAAGGAAGGCGGGCGCTTCCCTTCCTCGTCGCCGCAAATCCGGTCAACTTCGGCAAACCCTTCACCCTCACCTCAGTCGAAGCAATCGCCGCAACCCTGCACATCCTCGGAGAAGCAGAACAGGCAAAAGCAGTGCTCGCAAAATTTCACTGGGGCTTAAACTTCCTTGCTCTCAACGCTGAACCGCTCGCCGAGTATGCACAGGCAAAGAACAGTGAAGAGGTACTAAAAATACAAAGCGAGTATATTGGATAA
- the queC gene encoding 7-cyano-7-deazaguanine synthase QueC, producing MKAVCLMSGGMDSTTLAYIAKDMGYDILALHMNYGQRTQNKELACARRAAEALDAADFVEISLDYFTRFGTSSLTDMDIAVEEGTLGRADRPNTYVPFRNANLISIATSYCESRDGDAMFIGVQSGDHIGYPDCTPEFIAAMQNVIRIGTQTEKEIKLLTPFVSMNKTDILREGLRLGVQYEDTWSCYDTEDTACGVCSSCLSRLKAFADLGIADPIPYANR from the coding sequence GTGAAGGCAGTCTGTCTGATGTCGGGCGGCATGGACTCAACCACGCTCGCATATATTGCGAAGGATATGGGATATGATATTCTGGCGCTTCACATGAATTACGGTCAGCGGACGCAAAATAAGGAACTTGCCTGCGCCCGCCGTGCTGCGGAAGCTCTCGATGCGGCGGACTTTGTTGAGATCTCGCTTGATTATTTTACGAGGTTTGGGACGAGCAGTCTGACCGACATGGATATCGCGGTGGAAGAGGGAACTCTCGGCAGAGCAGACCGCCCGAACACGTATGTTCCGTTCAGAAATGCGAATCTGATTTCGATCGCGACATCGTACTGCGAGTCGCGTGATGGCGATGCGATGTTTATCGGCGTGCAGTCAGGCGATCATATCGGGTATCCTGACTGCACTCCTGAGTTTATTGCGGCGATGCAGAATGTTATCCGAATCGGAACGCAGACGGAAAAGGAGATCAAACTGCTGACGCCGTTTGTGTCGATGAACAAAACCGACATCCTCCGCGAGGGCCTGCGCCTCGGTGTGCAGTACGAGGATACCTGGTCCTGTTATGATACTGAGGATACAGCGTGCGGTGTGTGCAGCTCCTGCCTCTCGCGGCTGAAGGCGTTTGCGGATCTGGGAATTGCGGATCCTATCCCGTACGCTAATCGTTGA
- a CDS encoding 2-hydroxyacid dehydrogenase: protein MNISLLEPIGVSKHIIDELAGDLIAQGHRFTYYDTKTVDAGELAKRSQDQDIVIIANNPYPAEVIHTAERLKMIDVSFTGIDHVDTTTCKSRGITVCNAANYSNETVAELVIGLTIAVLRKIPTGDIATRVGKTSLGLTGREIAGRTVGIIGTGRIGTVTARLFAAFGARVIAYSRTKSAEAERLGVTYVTLEELMKESDIISLHVPSTAETKHLINAERISLMKTDAILINCARGAIVDNAALAEALRLGKIAGAGIDVFDMEPPLPEKYPLLDAPNTILTPHIAFASEESMKRRAEIVFENIRAYLNGTPQNICKLCSSDQKPQKSLKSSIS from the coding sequence ATGAACATCAGTCTGCTTGAACCAATCGGCGTTTCAAAACACATCATCGATGAACTCGCCGGAGATCTGATAGCCCAGGGACACCGTTTCACGTATTATGATACAAAAACTGTTGACGCGGGCGAGCTTGCAAAACGATCACAGGATCAGGACATTGTGATCATCGCAAACAATCCGTATCCGGCAGAAGTTATTCACACAGCAGAGCGGCTGAAGATGATCGATGTTTCATTTACCGGCATCGATCATGTTGATACAACGACCTGCAAAAGCCGCGGCATCACCGTCTGCAATGCTGCAAACTACTCAAACGAAACGGTCGCAGAACTCGTCATTGGTCTGACGATTGCAGTTCTCAGAAAAATCCCGACAGGTGATATTGCCACACGAGTCGGCAAAACAAGTCTCGGACTTACCGGCAGAGAGATTGCCGGAAGAACGGTTGGCATCATTGGCACCGGAAGGATTGGGACAGTCACCGCACGACTGTTTGCCGCGTTCGGTGCCCGTGTGATTGCCTACTCGCGGACAAAATCCGCAGAGGCAGAGCGACTCGGCGTGACCTATGTAACGCTTGAAGAGCTGATGAAAGAAAGCGACATCATCTCGCTGCATGTTCCAAGCACAGCCGAGACAAAACATCTGATCAATGCAGAACGAATCAGTCTGATGAAGACTGACGCAATTCTCATCAACTGTGCAAGAGGAGCGATTGTGGACAATGCAGCGCTCGCAGAAGCACTCAGACTGGGAAAAATTGCCGGTGCAGGCATTGATGTCTTTGACATGGAGCCGCCACTACCGGAAAAATATCCTCTGCTTGATGCGCCAAACACCATCCTCACGCCGCACATCGCTTTTGCCTCAGAGGAGTCGATGAAGAGAAGGGCAGAGATCGTCTTTGAAAACATCCGTGCCTACCTGAATGGTACGCCGCAAAATATCTGTAAACTATGTTCATCAGACCAGAAACCCCAGAAGAGTTTGAAGAGCTCTATCAGCTGA
- a CDS encoding DUF3781 domain-containing protein: MGVETAASEELIAGLSKLHTTKLGAERIRRNLSLESEDDVVGWCREQITNPDVKISRKGKNFYVYLDGCEITIHARSCSIITAHVVFKRE, from the coding sequence ATGGGAGTGGAAACCGCAGCTTCAGAGGAGTTGATCGCGGGTCTCTCAAAACTTCACACAACCAAACTTGGTGCGGAAAGAATCAGAAGAAATCTTTCGCTTGAGTCGGAGGATGATGTGGTAGGCTGGTGCAGGGAACAAATTACAAATCCGGATGTGAAAATTTCGAGGAAAGGAAAAAACTTCTATGTTTATCTTGACGGCTGCGAGATAACGATTCATGCCCGCAGTTGTAGTATCATCACTGCACATGTCGTTTTTAAACGCGAATAG
- a CDS encoding N-acetyltransferase has product MFIRPETPEEFEELYQLIETAFKTAEVASGTEQEFADRLRAGENYVPDLALVAEADGKIIGHVMFTKLRITGGTWEHTVLILAPIAVVKEFRSQGIGSALIREGFARAKALGYDAVILVGSPLYYGRFGFTELAGFGISHSEDFPSMYVLGVELVPGALAGINGYVEFPA; this is encoded by the coding sequence ATGTTCATCAGACCAGAAACCCCAGAAGAGTTTGAAGAGCTCTATCAGCTGATTGAAACTGCGTTCAAAACCGCCGAGGTAGCATCCGGAACCGAGCAGGAGTTCGCGGACCGTCTTCGGGCCGGAGAAAATTATGTTCCCGACCTCGCACTCGTTGCAGAGGCGGACGGAAAAATCATCGGCCATGTCATGTTCACGAAACTCCGGATTACTGGAGGCACATGGGAACATACAGTTCTGATTCTCGCACCAATCGCAGTGGTGAAAGAGTTCCGGAGTCAGGGTATCGGATCAGCCCTGATCCGTGAAGGTTTTGCCCGTGCAAAAGCTCTCGGATACGATGCGGTGATTCTCGTCGGCAGTCCCTTGTACTATGGCCGCTTCGGCTTCACCGAGCTTGCTGGTTTTGGCATCAGTCACTCGGAAGATTTTCCATCGATGTATGTTCTCGGAGTTGAACTGGTGCCCGGAGCTCTTGCAGGCATCAATGGATACGTGGAGTTTCCCGCATAG
- a CDS encoding 7-carboxy-7-deazaguanine synthase QueE: MKITETFVSLQGEGLRQGMPCMFVRLAGCNLHCAWCDTEYALGNAIGVETTAEEIMEAAIASGVSYVCITGGEPLLQKEELAPLIAAMHEAGVVVEIETNGTIPFIELRDYASICMDVKCPSSGEMSDLSLLSSLRETDTVKFVIGDEADYLYMVEVLAANPKLRAPVCITPVYGTDTKWLVETIIAEKLPVRFQLQLHKVVNIP, encoded by the coding sequence ATGAAGATAACTGAGACGTTTGTCAGTCTCCAAGGCGAAGGGCTTCGTCAGGGCATGCCCTGCATGTTTGTGCGGCTTGCAGGATGTAATCTTCACTGTGCATGGTGCGATACAGAGTACGCTCTTGGCAATGCGATCGGTGTTGAGACGACCGCAGAGGAAATTATGGAAGCGGCAATCGCATCCGGAGTTTCGTACGTCTGCATCACGGGCGGCGAACCGCTTCTGCAAAAGGAAGAACTCGCCCCCCTCATTGCAGCGATGCATGAAGCAGGAGTCGTCGTGGAGATTGAGACGAACGGAACGATTCCCTTCATTGAGTTGCGGGATTACGCTTCCATCTGTATGGATGTGAAGTGTCCGTCATCCGGCGAGATGAGCGATCTGTCGCTGCTTTCCTCTCTTCGCGAGACTGACACGGTGAAGTTTGTGATCGGTGATGAGGCTGATTATCTGTATATGGTTGAGGTGCTTGCGGCGAACCCGAAGCTTCGCGCTCCGGTCTGCATCACGCCGGTTTACGGGACCGATACGAAGTGGCTGGTTGAGACGATCATTGCAGAGAAGCTTCCGGTAAGATTCCAGCTTCAGCTGCACAAAGTGGTGAACATTCCGTGA
- a CDS encoding nucleoside 2-deoxyribosyltransferase, giving the protein MYVLASPCIQNEKLRAEGITTDADRTDWAAAARRCEKFNIEIVPLPCPETLFLGVPRTPGSFLDRLNVPEFSLLLDRLEAEVRSLIAERVEAPLAIIGVNSSPTCGVTTTYYSDEKSAGPGVFLKRFSDIPLIDVRQFAQYRIYLAAPLFSEAQRVYNQALADLISSRCYCEVHLPQELDTGESRGEKREEFIYRQNLSGVRNSDIVVAVIDGSDVDSGTAWEMGYATALGKRVIAVRTDFRKYSERELVNLMLETDAEVVRSSEELLALLF; this is encoded by the coding sequence ATGTACGTTCTTGCCTCGCCCTGCATTCAGAATGAAAAACTTCGTGCTGAAGGAATCACTACTGACGCAGACCGTACTGACTGGGCAGCGGCTGCCAGGAGATGCGAGAAATTCAACATCGAGATTGTTCCGCTTCCGTGTCCAGAGACTTTGTTTCTTGGTGTGCCCCGTACTCCCGGATCTTTTCTTGATCGGTTGAATGTACCGGAGTTTTCTCTGCTTCTTGATCGGCTTGAGGCTGAGGTGAGATCTCTTATTGCAGAGAGAGTCGAAGCCCCGCTTGCGATTATTGGCGTGAACTCTTCACCGACATGTGGTGTTACGACGACCTATTACAGCGATGAGAAGTCCGCAGGGCCCGGAGTATTTCTGAAGCGATTTTCCGATATTCCGCTGATTGATGTAAGGCAGTTTGCGCAGTACCGGATTTATCTTGCGGCACCATTATTTTCCGAGGCACAGCGAGTTTACAATCAGGCTCTTGCGGATCTGATCTCCTCACGGTGTTATTGTGAAGTTCACCTGCCACAGGAACTTGATACCGGTGAGTCGCGTGGTGAAAAACGTGAGGAATTCATCTATCGCCAGAATCTTTCCGGTGTGCGGAACAGCGATATTGTGGTTGCGGTAATTGATGGGTCCGACGTTGACTCCGGTACCGCATGGGAGATGGGGTATGCAACCGCTCTTGGCAAACGGGTGATTGCTGTCCGGACGGATTTCCGAAAGTACAGTGAGAGGGAGCTCGTGAATCTGATGCTTGAGACGGATGCGGAAGTGGTGAGAAGCAGTGAGGAGTTGCTGGCGCTGTTATTTTGA